A region from the Peromyscus maniculatus bairdii isolate BWxNUB_F1_BW_parent chromosome 5, HU_Pman_BW_mat_3.1, whole genome shotgun sequence genome encodes:
- the H2bc1 gene encoding histone H2B type 1-A, with translation MPEVAAKGTTISKKGFKKAVTKTQKKEGRKRKRCRKESYSIYIYKVLKQVHPDTGISSKAMSIMNSFVTDIFERIAGEASRLAHYNKRSTITSREIQTAVRLLLPGELAKHAVSEGTKAVTKYTSSK, from the coding sequence ATGCCGGAGGTGGCAGCAAAGGGCACTACCATTTCCAAGAAAGGCTTCAAGAAAGCGGTCACGAAGACTCAGAAGAAGGAGGGTCGGAAACGGAAGAGATGCCGCAAGGAGAGCTACTCCATCTACATCTATAAAGTGCTGAAGCAGGTGCACCCGGACACGGGCATCTCCTCCAAGGCCATGAGCATCATGAATTCCTTTGTGACAGACATCTTCGAGCGCATCGCGGGCGAGGCGTCGCGCCTGGCGCACTACAACAAGCGCTCGACCATCACGTCCCGGGAGATCCAGACGGCCGTGCGCCTGCTGCTGCCCGGGGAGCTGGCCAAGCACGCCGTGTCCGAGGGCACCAAGGCCGTCACCAAGTACACCAGCTCCAAGTGA
- the H2ac1 gene encoding histone H2A type 1-A yields the protein MSGRAKQGGKARAKAKSRSFRAGLQFPVGRVHRLLRQGNYAERIGAGTPVYLAAVLEYLTAEILELAGNAARDNKKTRIIPRHLQLAIRNDEELNKLLGRVTIAQGGVLPNIQAVLLPKKTESHHKAQSK from the coding sequence ATGTCTGGACGTGCAAAGCAGGGCGGGAAGGCTCGCGCCAAGGCGAAGTCCCGTTCTTTCCGGGCCGGCCTGCAGTTCCCCGTGGGTCGTGTCCATAGGCTCCTTCGCCAAGGGAACTATGCGGAGCGCATCGGGGCTGGCACACCAGTGTACCTGGCGGCCGTGCTGGAGTACCTGACGGCCGAGAtcctggagctggctggcaaCGCGGCCCGCGACAACAAGAAGACGCGCATCATCCCGCGCCACCTGCAGCTGGCCATCCGCAACGACGAGGAGCTCAACAAGCTGCTGGGCCGCGTCACCATCGCGCAGGGCGGCGTCCTGCCCAACATCCAGGCGGTGCTGCTGCCCAAGAAGACCGAGAGCCACCACAAGGCCCAGAGCAAGTGA